Genomic segment of Esox lucius isolate fEsoLuc1 chromosome 15, fEsoLuc1.pri, whole genome shotgun sequence:
GATTATATCCATGTTGTGGATTTGGCCAAAGGACACATTTCTGCCCTCAAAAAACTGAATGAGAATTGTGGATGCAAGGTAGAATTATACCGGTAGACTAACTTGGCCCCACATTTAGCAGTCCAGTAATTCCACATTTATTCCcagtgtatttattattatctttATTTATCTTTTCTCATCCATTCATAAATAGTAATATgatattccctctctctcccctttctctatttttctctctagGTGTATAACTTAGGAACAGGAACTGGGTATTCTGTGCTGCAGATCGTTAAGGCTATGGAGAAGGCCTCGGGAAAGGAGGTGAATGACTATTGATTTATTtctttgtatatttttctgacTTTATAATGCTTTTGGGCAAATGGGGGATTTGATCAAAATGTTGGGGAAATTAATCATCTAAATGGACACACATTTATATGTTTAATTACAATTGCAGAATAAATTTTTTTGTGGTTTATATTCCCCAAGTAGCCATAtaacaaattaatgaataaaaagTCACTGCAAAATATCCCAACATTCCGTCCACAACCAAAATGTTCCAttactttttcttttcaaacCTAGTATGGACAAATTCTTGAATCTtgaaatgattttttttttatatgtattcctttaaaaatgacagacgCCAATATTTTGTATGAAATTGACTATAATTCAAGAATAAGGCCCCAGAACACTATTCCTGAAATTCCTACCTCTTAATTACACTGATAATCATCCTTCTTTACATCTGCTTGGGTAGAAGCACCTACTTACAGCTAATTTCAGACAACCGTTTCCATATTAATTGTCTTTGTCACAGATCTTGTACCAGATTGCCCCCCGGCGAGGAGGAGATGTAGCGTCCTGctatgctgacccctgtctggCAGAGAAGGAGCTGGCCTGGAAAGCTGACTTTGACTTGGAGAGAATGTGTGAGTACACTTATGCACTTACCTAACACTTTCTATAACTGTACCATTTATCAATACACTGTGGCACTTCCAAGCATCGGTACAGTGCACAGCCCATAaagcaaatgtttattttcataatgGTTATGTCTCCAAAAGGTACGGACTTGTGGCGTTGGCAGTCTAAAAACCCCACCGGATTCACCAATaacaacatgacatcatgagaCTCCTTCTAGTCCCTCCTTCACTTCCCTATAATTTACTGGGCCAAAGCCAGTCAAGAAGTTTCATATTTTtgatcacattcacacattcccGAGACCTCaagacaaaatgaatgaaataaatatatattctataatgatttaatattgtttttcactTTCACTAAGGCTATTTTCTAACTGTTGGGTAAAAAATCTACCATGTCTTCTGTTTGTCTTGTCATCTATGTGTATCATCattgacattttaattatacAATATAATAGTTGATGCTACAGCCATACAAATTTGgaaataaattacttttctaAGCAAATAAatagtctgtgtttttgtgcccTGGAATGAGatattaaacaaatgtatttggggAGGAGCAGAAATCAGCACTACATGGGCACATTCACAGCCTCCTGGTCCCATGCAACTTATTCTTTCATGAAAACGTCCATAATAAGCCACATAATAATCATGTTTTGcgggggaaaaatacatgtgGACCTGGCCATTTGTCATTTGCACAAAGTGCCAGATGGCCAACCCCTTTGTTTTAGTTGCCCATATTTCCTTAGAACTACAATACACCCTTACGTGAGATAGCTATGTATTTCTAACAgtcttttttaaacaaaaaatctgaTAAATATCTAATAATACAATTTCAATACAAACCACTTTTAAGCCAGAAAAGGCAAATATAGTCTCTAAAAGGGGACACTTGTACTTTAAGTGGCTCCTTGGCCCTCGGGCGCTCAGTTAAACACCCACGTCAGCATTGGCGTTTTTTCTCGGTCTAGAAACGGGTTTCGGTCTTTAGGGCTGAGCAGGAAGTGTGGCGAATGTGTACCCCAAACCAGAAACAGAACAAGTAAAGTtgacaataaaatacagaaaatggcCATGGTAACAGAGATGGTTGCGAATAGAGCATATCCGGCACCGGGCGAACCAGGTCAGCTGTGAGTATCGATACCTTTGTCGTGGGTAGCGCATTGGCGGAAGCATGGGGCGCGGGTAAGCAGGCGCTAGGGCGTAAGCGGGTCCTGTAGAAATTGTTCGCCTAAAAAAGGCACTGGGTTCCGCAGCACAGAAATTCTCTCCTCGCTGCTCAGCCAACTGAGGGGTGGTCAATGTTTCAAAAACCGGGTGTGAGGGTAATGCGGTCTTTTGGCACACGGGATATAACTTTATTGATTCGTATTTGTGTTTGATCGATTGAACCCTGCCTTATTTGATCCCtattttactgtatatatattgtgcGGGAGCTATACGCCAAGTGGGCGTCTCTCCAGGAAGCTGCGTTCGCACAGGCTGAGAATGCCCGCTTTTCTTTCGACGCGCTGTAGCCTGTTACTGTATAGGTTTacagtgcatttttttttattacctaCTGATGATTAATAGCgattaaaataatattacattgaTTGAAAATTTGAGCAATTACTTCTTTGTTTTATATGCTGTCTATTACAAACGGGCGTTAACTGGGCGTAGTGATGTAGCTCATTGTTCCATTGCTCCTTTAATTCGAAATGCTGATATTTGGGGGGAAATTCTCAGCTAATTTAATGATATTTTTAGATGACCACACAATAGCATTAGATATGCTTTTGACTGGCGTTTTAAACAACCAAGACTTCCAATATATCcacaaagaaatacagtattCCCTTTCTCCGGGAGAGCCATAGACCAAAtgtagtaaaatatattttattgttgtcaTTTACTATTTGCTTAATTGTTTTCTGGTGAACGCTCTATTTTCTGGGATGATTACAGGGGTTCGTTACCCGGAGCTGTCAATGAAACGGGTGTAACCTCTCGCATAAGAAAAACTTTGATTGACGGCTCAGGCAACCACTCACGGTTGCAGGATGGAGACTAGCAGGAAGACTCTGAATTGCACATTTTACAATTAATaatgcaatgtttatttttatacaaataattaaatgtaggTTTATTTAGTTTGATGTCCATCTTTTATCTTTTTATCAATTATAATAATAGAACATTAAAGATCTATACAGTATAATGACTCCAAGTACCCACTCCACCCCAGGACCCAATCAATCAAACTGCATAGAAATAATCAGAAAAGCAAGCAAAATTAtacatgaatgaataaataatacataaaagcaATACATCACACTGCCGATGCCGGAGGCTGTCAATCTCAGTGTGCTTTAAGGTTTAATATGCTTATTTGGATGGATGCAAAGCCATAAAAGACAATTCAGATAATGTTTTAGTCTACATCTTTTAAAGGTTAATGggatttttatttgacattatatttgccagtctttctgtgctgtgtgttgCAGACAGGTCCCACGGTGGTATCACACCGACATCACAGCGGACCACCAGGGCTACCTGCTAAAGCAGCTGGATGAACAGAGGCGTCAGGAGCTGTTCTGTGACTGCAACGTTCTGGTGGAGGGTCGGCTATTCAAAGCCCACCGCAATGTACTTTTCGGCAGCAGTGGCTACTTCCGCATGCTGCTCTCCCACGGTGCCGACGACAACACAGAGCCGGTCAACGCCTCCTTCGAGGTCTTTAGCCCCGACACGTTCACCGTCATACTGGACTTCATTTACTCTGGAAAGCTGGACCTCTCCAGTCACAACGTGATCGAGGTGATGTCGGCTGCCAGCTACCTGCAGATGAATAATGTCATCAGCTACTGCAAAGACTTCATCAAGTCCTCCCTGGAGATCAGTGCCAAAGAGGATGATGTCCGCTACCTCAGCCTGTCGGAGAACAGCTACACCCAAGGGGTGGGGGATGACAACGCAGACCCTGAAGCCGCTGGCTCAGTCAGCCCTCCCTCTGCCCTCTGGACCCACGACAGCTCTAGGCCCCAGTCCTCTAGATACCTGGCGAAGGATTCGGACCTGAAAGCTGCGGTCCTGAAGCAGGAGCTCATCTCCCCTCAGTCTAGCCAGCAACACAGCCCCGAAGTGGAGGTCCTGCCCGATGTAGAGCATCTCCAGTTTGCCCAGCCTCTCACGGAGCGGAGGCGGAGAGGGGCCGCCAAGAGGAAAGGCTACTGCACACGGTCCTCAACCCATGAGGCCCTGGCCATTCAGGAGGCTCAGTCGCAAACAGCCCAGAAGGCTAACGAACTGTATGCCACCCTACCTACCATTGTGGGTGTTGTGGGACTCTTCAACAAAGGTGACTGGGTGGAAGGGAGTGGGGCAGTACTCTTAGTGACCCTTATTAATGATGTGGGCAAACACTGGCACTAATAAATGGTCCCCTAATTTTCCCCTCAGACCCTAACCCCTCCATGCGCTTCAAGTGTCCGTTCTGCACGCACACAGTCAAGAGGAAAGCAGACCTGAAGAGGCACCTGCGCTGTCATACAGGCGAGCGGCCGTACCCGTGCCAGGCCTGCAACAAGCGATTCACCCGCTTGGAGCACCTACGCAGCCACTTTGAGACGGTGAGTCATGCCGGGCTTGGACGCGCCGGACGGATTTATGGACGCAAAACATTCTGTTAGGGAACAAAAGCATCACGTCAGAGTGCTGCTGCACTGGTGCGACCCGGGTTAATTCCATGGTCGCGCCACACCAGCTGTGGTGGAGAGGGAGGCACATACTGGCTGTGCACCTTTCCGGATTGGAGGGAGGGACGTTTGGGAACGGTTGCCTTGCCACATTGCACTCAAGCAACGTCTTGTAGCTGGTAAAGCGATTCATTGTGGGCATTAGCTCACGTAGCAAACCTCTCCAAGAGCTTGGAGTCTCTGGGTGATTGAGTAATGTGACAAAAAGCAGCACCGCTTGGAAAGACTTCTTTCTTTTAAGAACTTGTTCCAATCTTCTATTCTGCTGAGTTCATTAGGATTTTTTGCAATGAGATAAAGCTGCCAATACAAATTGAATGTCAAATTGGGATGAAAAATTGGGAAAAACATGAATCAAATACTGAAATAATTACTACATTTTTTCTCATATATAATGTCTCCATTTCTTCTCCTTTGTAATAATCTACAGATCCATCAGGCCAGGAAGTTGGTGTGCAGGAAGTGCAAGCGTCGGGTGACAGAGCTGAGTGGGCAGGTGGTGTGTGATGGCTCGCGGAGCTACAGAATGTGCACAGAGTGCATCCAAGAGACTGGTTGTGAAAACCTGCCTATGGAGGGTCTGGAGGAGGCCAGTGAGGAACCTGCCCTTCTGCTGGGAGTGGatggggaggaagaggatggagaAGCACAGCGGAGCTGGCTAGTAACTGACGATGATGACCTAGCAGAAGATTCGGGGGCTGACCTTATCATccaggaagtggatgacagtgATGAGTAACTTTAGTGAAAATGATGTTGGTCAAGATGTTCTGgagtaatcttttttttaaataataatcaattgtaaatatttaaatttataATATAGTATACTGCTATCAAGGTTGTATTTTCAGTTTAATATAAAGCAGTGTTTGTTATTCAATGTACAGTGAATTGGCTGTGTAATATTACCATTTTGTTTGAGTTTAAATTTCTTTgtaacaaaaatatcaacattatTTCCAGGAAAATATGCATCACACCATTGACGTTAATATTTTTAGGaatgtttatgtatatatttgccAACCTCTTTCAAGTTTGATCACCTACATTGATCAGTGTTTCACAATGTTAGTTGTTGGCCTTTCAATAGTGGGAGTTTGTTATAATAACCTGTCCTACGTATACTTCCTTACATAAATATTTGTACAGTGAAGCTAAGAAATAtcctaattacattttttactaaAACAGTTACAATTTCTTTCAATTGGGCACAACTGGTCTGAAACAGGAATCATTACGGAACccactacatttttttttactaaatgtaATTCACCTTCAGTGAAACTGTCCGAATAGGTTGGTATAGCATTaatatagttaataaaacggttgtCTTTCAAAAATTAAATGAAAGTTTTTGTACTGTTGACTTCTGTGATGTCGcatcatataaaacatttaatgtcaaATCCAAAATCCTGGAGTATAGACTTTTTTATAAGTTATACTTTATTTTCACTGTGCAAATAAATATGTTAGACTGCTATTTTATGTTTTACGGTTTTGCACATCGTTTATATTGTTGTAAACCAGGcatatttttctgtttgatCAAAACATGGTATAAAGGAAAAGTCTAAATAAAGGGAAAAAAGTacatgttaaaaacattaaagtCACGTTATTATGTTATTATGCTTTGCTTTCCCTTGTTTCACTTAACGTTGAAGTGCAAACGTATGCTATATCTGGGCAGGtcagtaggtggcggtaatgcacctTATTTGTTAAGTGCAGTGGTTTCCAacctttttccatttttgtgTCACCCGTGAATTTATCAGATATGGACTGTTTAGAACCCCTTGAGTACCCCACCCCTATTAATTTGACCAGACTATGGTCTCATGAGTCTCTTGTCCCTGTAGATCGGTCAAGAGCATGCCCAAGTACCCGGAAGCGTATTTTATACTGCTGGTGGGGAACTTTACCCCTAGTGGAGAACCAGCAAAATAGCAATTTAATTCACTGCTGGACGATCATGGCGGCTGTCATTAGATTTGTACACAGAAGCACATTTAGTTGTAGAATGGGTCATCAGTGTTTGTCCTCAAGTTGTTCAGCAGCAGTGCCGAAATCAGTAAGCcaagtgtttttcttcattattgtCTCCCAAAATCAGTCAGCCTTTTTTACTGTGTTGTTAGCCTAACTTAGCTAGCATGTACGTAAAGAAGTAGTTAACTAACCTATTTTCCTTCAGTAGATTGTTACTAGCCAACGCGTTAAACTTGCTATCTTGGTTTCTTTCCAAATTCAGGACTGCGTAAAAGCTTTATGTTGAATACTTTTTGTTCGAAGAGGAATGTCATAGTTACAATGGTATATGGTTTGGTTTCTGGCCGTGTTTCCTTGTGTGTTTGAATATGCACCGTCTCACAACTCCGGCAGGTTCAGGTGGGTTCATCTGCGTGGAAAGCTCTTCCAGAGAGAGTAAAAATAGTCGAAGTGGGACCTAGGGATGGCCTGCAAAATGAGAAGGTgattattttggttattttaatttctgttCAGTCCACCACAATGCATAACATAGCCTGGATTAAGCAGGTGATGCTGGACGTTTGTTAAGCAACCCAATGAGCAGGTGGGGgtgggtatatatatatgtattatcAAACTAATGAGAAACAACGAAGTTCTGAAAGTGTGTTGCAGAACCTGTATTAATGAATGTCTTCTGGTGTCCCTACTAGACAGTTGTCCCTACAGAAGTAAAAATTCACTTGATTGACATGCTCTCAGAGGCAGGTCTTCCTGTCATCGAAGCCACAAGCTTTGTCTCTCCAAAATGGGTTCCTCAGGTGAGATTACCAGAGGTATTGTCAACAACTGTATGACCTCTCAGACTGTAGATTGTAGTTAATGACCTATGATCTCCTTGGCCTGACACCAAAAACTGGTCTGCTTTTTAGATGTTTATTATACTGTTTTCATTCAGTTGTGGGGAAGAAGTTGCATGTTGTTTGTCATTTGTCCTTTCATCCCTGAATGAAAGATGGCCGACCAGGTGGAGGTGATGAAGGGGATCCGTAGAAGGCCTGGCGTGGCCTACCCAGTGCTAACCCCTAACCTCAAGGGTTTCCAGGAAGCTgtatgtatctctgattgactTCATCTACATGTTACTGTGCTTGCCGTGTCCCTTCATTATCACTGGGAAACATTAATAATACAGAGATGTTTGACTAAGTAATGGGAATTCAATCAAAGCTAATTTTTCTAAACCATTGCACTATGCTACCTCCTCAATATCTTCATTCTAAAAGTATTTAGCTGATTCTTTTCTCAGGTGAAAGCAGGAGCAGCAGAGGTGGCCATATTTGGGGCAGCCTCTGAGCTGTTCAGTAAGAAGAATATCAACTGCTCAGTAGAGGAAAGCCTGCAGCGCTTTGAGGAGGTCACCAAAGCAGCCAAAGAGGCCGGCGTGCCAGTCAGAGGGTAGGACTGATGGACTGACAGCCACAGACGGAAATAGTTGATGCGTGATAATCCCAAAGAAATCTAGGGGCAAAATGAGATATTGGTTCTTTCCACATTTTACCAGTAAATTCTCATGAGAATTTTTGTAATTGCTTTAGATAATGTGAATTTCTgtgaggtgggggggtggtAGATTTTTCAGTAGGGGTCCAGTCAGGTGGTTTGGCTCCTGGACATCAGTCACACCACCTTTCTCTGTTCCTTAAGGTATGTTTCATGTGTGTTGGGATGTCCATACGAGGGTAAGGTGTCACCAGATAAAGTGGCTCAGGTGAGTTATTCTGAGCTGGATGAAGCCACAAATTCGTTTCGCCTTTCAGACCTTCTCTTAATTTTCACTCGTCCGTGTCAAC
This window contains:
- the zbtb8a gene encoding zinc finger and BTB domain-containing protein 8A, whose amino-acid sequence is MAMVTEMVANRAYPAPGEPGQLQVPRWYHTDITADHQGYLLKQLDEQRRQELFCDCNVLVEGRLFKAHRNVLFGSSGYFRMLLSHGADDNTEPVNASFEVFSPDTFTVILDFIYSGKLDLSSHNVIEVMSAASYLQMNNVISYCKDFIKSSLEISAKEDDVRYLSLSENSYTQGVGDDNADPEAAGSVSPPSALWTHDSSRPQSSRYLAKDSDLKAAVLKQELISPQSSQQHSPEVEVLPDVEHLQFAQPLTERRRRGAAKRKGYCTRSSTHEALAIQEAQSQTAQKANELYATLPTIVGVVGLFNKDPNPSMRFKCPFCTHTVKRKADLKRHLRCHTGERPYPCQACNKRFTRLEHLRSHFETIHQARKLVCRKCKRRVTELSGQVVCDGSRSYRMCTECIQETGCENLPMEGLEEASEEPALLLGVDGEEEDGEAQRSWLVTDDDDLAEDSGADLIIQEVDDSDE
- the hmgcl gene encoding hydroxymethylglutaryl-CoA lyase, mitochondrial, coding for MAAVIRFVHRSTFSCRMGHQCLSSSCSAAVPKSVQVGSSAWKALPERVKIVEVGPRDGLQNEKTVVPTEVKIHLIDMLSEAGLPVIEATSFVSPKWVPQMADQVEVMKGIRRRPGVAYPVLTPNLKGFQEAVKAGAAEVAIFGAASELFSKKNINCSVEESLQRFEEVTKAAKEAGVPVRGYVSCVLGCPYEGKVSPDKVAQVAKRLYSMGCYEISLGDTTGVGTPGGMTEMLEVVSREVPVTALAVHCHDTYGQALANILIALQMGVSVVDSSVAGLGGCPYAQGASGNVATEDVVYMLHGLGIQTGVDLTKVMDAGAFICRSLNRKTSSKVAQASCKL